A genomic stretch from Scatophagus argus isolate fScaArg1 chromosome 19, fScaArg1.pri, whole genome shotgun sequence includes:
- the cfap206 gene encoding cilia- and flagella-associated protein 206, with protein MSETNTERVIKSIIREIVQECAVRGHAVSDALVTFMVKAVVLDPRNSFNVDRTLTKQDVQKLIELCLDKLTEECSPSLDTIKMQVYFDMIYTSRRELLEEIHQMVASRLSPVSREITDSRVKTQEELEALYQKIITYILLRSSMGSPTDVNTVQEAKVALQSVFPRTELAAFVVLLKKDKEQQLNELTMIVTGIRLFNKASEKEKEDTDLNNIIPALLNEALPVTSESIESELSVTQSLAWKYTAVLEKLTDPGSQPGECDVPIALIRQALYNVRQHEVFLKMLLADACLCVKHAGILQTELTSEMKLLKETVKSKTAVHTAQVFPLFKVLSKLWCDLQDELELLNILNSIALNLQPFVASQAKIFSEAYLDRLLETLEVKTDEQRMTESSGECITPAEMKTQEWLLSETASSFNELPLQYNGVCGYTLVNRDGLLLPGNPQIGVLKHKEKLYAFSSKEAALKFASSPDDFIADVAEKAHLSPELIHLLRLDRHFSSVSLYSEMQPGESLPVKPATMSESGTQTDIHPVETNIVRSYEWNEWELRRKAIKLADLCTKVTHSVQTDLSHMRRENVTQTWLPKSAASQSKKDGESNVPKPHVYLAGLRGQRDRDMVKVNLTRPVDE; from the exons ATGTCTGAAACTAACACGGAAAGGGTCATTAAAAGCATTATTCGCGAAATAGTGCAGGAGTGTGCCGTGAGAGGACATGCGGTGTCGGACGCTTTGGTCACTTTCATG GTGAAAGCTGTTGTGCTGGACCCAAGAAATTCTTTTAATGTTGATCGGACGCTGACCAAACAAGACGTGCAAAAACTTATAGAG CTGTGTTTGGATAAACTTACAGAGGAGTGCAGTCCATCCCTTGACACAATCAAAATGCAAGTGTATTTTGATATGATTTACACCTCCCGAC GTGAGCTTCTTGAGGAAATCCACCAGATGGTGGCGTCCAGGCTGAGCCCAGTGAGCAGAGAGATCACTGACAGCAGGgtgaaaacacaggaagaatTAGAAGCTTTGTACCAGAAGATCATCACTTACATCCTGCTGCGTTCCAGCATGGGCTCACCTACAGATGTCAACACTGTGCAAGAGGCCAAAG TTGCTCTGCAGAGCGTCTTCCCTCGAACTGAACTGGCAGCCTTCGTGGTGCTCTTGAAGAAGGACAAGGAGCAGCAGCTCAATGAGCTCACCATGATTGTCACAGGAATCCGACTCTTCAACAAAGCCAGcgagaaggaaaaagaagacacTGACCTCAACAACATAA TTCCTGCGCTTCTTAATGAAGCTCTTCCAGTCACCAGTGAAAGCATAGAGAGTGAGCTGAGCGTAACACAGAGTCTAGCGTGGAAATACACGGCTGTGCTGGAGAAACTAACAGACCCTGGCAGTCAGCCTGGAGAGTGTGACGTGCCCATCGCCCTGATCAGACAGGCTCTCTACAATGTCAGGCAGCATGAAGTTTTCCTCAAAATGTTACTG GCTGATGCATGCTTATGTGTCAAACATGCTGGAATCCTGCAGACTGAGCTCACATCAGAGATGAAGCTCCTGAAAGAAACCGTCAAGTCAAAGACAGCCGTACACACTGCACAAGTTTTT CCGCTATTCAAAGTCCTGTCAAAGCTGTGGTGTGATCTTCAGGATGAGTTGGAGCTGCTCAACATCCTCAATAGCATCGCGCTTAATCTGCAGCCCTTTGTTGCTTCTCAGgccaaaatattttcagaagcTTATTTAGACCGCCTTCTGGAGACTTTAGAGGTGAAAACAGATGAACAAAGAATGACTGAATCCTCAG GAGAGTGTATCACTCCAGCTGAGATGAAGACACAGGAGTGGCTCCTGTCTGAAACAGCAAGCAGCTTTAATGAGCTGCCATTACAATATAATGGAGTCTGTGGCTATACGCTTGTGAACAGAGATGGGCTTCTGCTGCCAG GTAATCCACAAATTGGGGTCcttaaacacaaagaaaagctcTATGCTTTTAGCTCCAAAGAAGCTGCCTTGAAATTTGCCTCCAGTCCAGATGACTTCATTGCAGATGTGGCAGAGAAAGCCCATCTCTCCCCTGAACTCATTCACCTCCTCAGACTCGACCGACACTTTTCCTCCGTCAGTCTATACTCTGAG ATGCAACCTGGAGAAAGTTTACCGGTAAAGCCCGCCACCATGTCTGAGAGCGGCACACAGACTGACATCCACCCAGTGGAGACAAACATTGTCAGGTCCTATGAGTGGAATGAGTGGGAGCTGCGAAGAAAAGCTATCAAACTG GCTGATCTCTGTACCAAAGTGACACACTCAGTGCAGACTGATCTGAGCCACATGAGGCgggaaaatgtcacacagacCTGGTTACCCAAGAGTGCTGCCTCTCAAAGCAAGAAAGACGGTGAGAGCAACGTACCCAAACCTCACGTCTACCTGGCAGGTCTGAGAGGACAAAGAGACCGAGACATGGTAAAAGTAAACCTGACCAGACCTGTTGATGAATAA
- the LOC124050096 gene encoding peptidase M20 domain-containing protein 2-like has protein sequence MSDTADLLAELKQRVGCCIDEAKEKLHRLSKDIWSCPELAYEETQSHNRLVEFFSQEEGWKVDSHFKLETAFRATWGTGGSEKVNVGFLCEYDALPGIGHACGHNLIAEVGAAAALGLKAVLENTQKLPVQVQVMVLGTPAEEDGGGKIDMVREGAFEDLDVVFMAHPSKEDATYLPCVAEHDVTIKYHGKESHASAYPWEGINALDAAVLCYNNLSVLRQQMKPDWRVHGIIKHGGVKPNIIPAYTELEYYLRTPSRAELPVLKKKAEMCFRSAAAATGCEVEVQFARNKYDNMLRNAVLEELYEKNGKALGMDFTTDEEVLRNESGSTDFGNVTFVVPGIHPYFYIGSNALNHTEEYTVAAGEDRAQFFTLRAAKALAMTALDVLLHPELLQRVKQEFTEAKLKEERTQRKSTEQSA, from the exons ATGTCTGACACAGCAGACTTACTGGCGGAGCTGAAACAGAGAGTTGGCTGCTGCATAGATGAAGCCAAAGAAAAGTTGCACAGACTCAGTAAGGACATATGGAGCTGTCCAGAGCTGGCTTATGAGGAAACTCAGTCtcacaacagactggtagaatTTTTCAGCCAAGAAGAAGGCTGGAAGGTCGACAGTCACTTCAAACTAGAGACTGCATTTCGAGCCACTTGGGGAACCGGCGGCAGTGAGAAGGTGAATGTGGGTTTCCTGTGTGAGTATGACGCCCTGCCTGGTATTGGACATGCGTGTGGACACAATTTGATAGCCGAGgttggagctgctgcagctctagGGCTCAAAGCTGtgctggaaaacacacagaagctcCCTGTCCAGGTGCAG GTGATGGTGCTGGGGACCCCAGCTGAGGAGGATGGTGGAGGTAAAATTGACATGGTGAGGGAGGGAGCATTTGAGGACCTCGATGTGGTCTTTATGGCCCACCCATCAAAGGAGGATGCCACGTACCTGCCCTGCGTGGCTGAGCATGA TGTAACCATAAAGTATCACGGTAAGGAGTCTCATGCCTCAGCCTACCCCTGGGAGGGAATCAACGCATTGGATGCGGCGGTGCTGTGCTACAACAACTTGTCTGTGCTCAGACAGCAGATGAAACCAGACTGGAGAGTTCACG GTATCATAAAGCATGGTGGAGTGAAACCAAATATCATCCCTGCCTACACTGAGCTGGAGTACTATCTGAGAACCCCGTCACGTGCTGAGCTTCCTGTTCTGAAGAAAAAGGCTGAGATGTGTTTTAgatcagcagctgcagcaactGGCTGTGAG GTTGAAGTACAGTTTGCAAGAAATAAATATGACAACATGTTGCGCAATGCTGTACTAGAGGAGCTGTATGAGAAAAATGGAAAGGCTCTGGGGATGGACTTCACCACAGACGAAGAAGTCCTCAGGAATGAATCTG GTTCCACAGACTTTGGCAATGTGACATTTGTAGTACCTGGTATCCATCCATACTTCTACATTGGTTCTAATGCATTGAACCACACAGAGGAATACActgttgctgctg GTGAAGACAGAGCTCAGTTCTTCACCCTGAGGGCGGCGAAGGCTCTGGCCATGACGGCCCTGGATGTGCTGCTGCATccggagctgctgcagagggtGAAGCAGGAGTTCACTGAGGCCAaactgaaggaggagaggaCGCAGAGAAAGAGCACAGAGCAGTCTGCTTAA